The genomic interval TTCATGACTGTTCCTACTGGCCCTTGACCGGCGTCGATGCAGCGTCAGCGAGGGGAACGCCGGTGAGGCGCTCGACTTGCGCCACCGCTTTCTGCACGCTCGCCAAAGCGCGCAAGTGCTGGACCTCGGCGGAGACCAGCGTTCGCTGGGCATCGAGCACCTCGAGATACCCGAACCGGCCAAGCCGATACCCTTCTTCAATGGCCGCAAACGCGGACCGCGCGCCGGGCAGCACGCTGCCGGCGAGCGCCGTCGCTTCGTCGTGGGCGCCGGCCAGGTCGCGATACGCGGCCGCCAGCAACGTCGTGATCCGCGCCTGCGCCGCACGCTCCGCCTCGCGAGCCTGCGCGACCCGCTGCGCGGCGGCCTGGATGCCGGCCCGGTTCCGGTCGGCGAACGGCAGCGGAATGGAGGCGCCGATCACGAGGGCGTTGCTGTCTGCGTCCGTGAAGCGGCGATAGCCCGCGCTCACCGTGACGTCGGGCACCGCCCGCGCGGCTTCGAGCGCCCTGGCCGCGTCGCGGCGCGCGATCTCCGTGGTCCATCGCGCCACTTCGGGGTTCCGCGCCACGTGCTGCACGAGCGTGTCAAACGCCGGCAGTGCCGCCGGTGGCTGCACGTCGCCTTCCGCCGATTCGAACACCGCCGCTCCGTGTCCCCACAATGCCGCCAGCGCCGTCCGGTCGGCGGCGAGCGCCCGCCGCGCCCGCTGCTCGTCAATGCGCGTCATCGCCAGCGCGACCCCGGCCTTGGTCTGCTCGATGGGCGACACCACGCCGGCCTCAACCCGCGTCCGGACCGTCTGATCCACCTGCTCGACCAGCACGCGCGTGCGCTCGGCCAGGGCGACGGCCTGCTGGCTGACCAGCACGTCGAGGAACGCCGCCGTGACGCGGGTCAGCACGTCGATGCGTGCTGTCTCGAAGTCCCATTCGGCAAGGTCGCGGTCAAGGCCCGCCAGCGTCCGGCGGGCCGCCCGCTTGCCGCCGAGTTCGATCAGTTGGCTCAGTTGCACGGTGGCCTGCGGCTGGACCACGCGGGTCCCATCCTGCGCGCGTCCGGACGCACCGAGGTCTTCGAGCAGGACGTCGGCCACTGGATTCGGCGGCCGTCCGGCCTGGATGACCAGTGACTCCCGCGCGCGCACTTCCCACGCGAAGCTCGCGAGCTCCGGGCTCTGCCGGAGCGCCAGGGCCAGCGCGTCGCGCAAGGTGATGCGGCCGGCGGGAT from Vicinamibacterales bacterium carries:
- a CDS encoding TolC family protein; translated protein: MRIGSVVALAVTAAALPAGAQTVEPRPLGAGVSVTRPPVDAAAAPVGVSENPAGRITLRDALALALRQSPELASFAWEVRARESLVIQAGRPPNPVADVLLEDLGASGRAQDGTRVVQPQATVQLSQLIELGGKRAARRTLAGLDRDLAEWDFETARIDVLTRVTAAFLDVLVSQQAVALAERTRVLVEQVDQTVRTRVEAGVVSPIEQTKAGVALAMTRIDEQRARRALAADRTALAALWGHGAAVFESAEGDVQPPAALPAFDTLVQHVARNPEVARWTTEIARRDAARALEAARAVPDVTVSAGYRRFTDADSNALVIGASIPLPFADRNRAGIQAAAQRVAQAREAERAAQARITTLLAAAYRDLAGAHDEATALAGSVLPGARSAFAAIEEGYRLGRFGYLEVLDAQRTLVSAEVQHLRALASVQKAVAQVERLTGVPLADAASTPVKGQ